A DNA window from Setaria viridis chromosome 2, Setaria_viridis_v4.0, whole genome shotgun sequence contains the following coding sequences:
- the LOC117842009 gene encoding NAD(P)H-quinone oxidoreductase subunit L, chloroplastic produces METTASWRLLSSASSSPPTAPQLPRRQATTLAASSPQRSAKFRLLCHLHDKAPCKLAASSPSVSQLQRLAAALHWGAAWAAVEAPAALATVTGEEDIDLLAILPPLAVFAFFYFLIAPPVIMNWMRLRWYKRDFVETYLQFMFTYLFFPGLMVWAPFVNFRKFPRDATMKYPWSKPKEGTPLFKDRYPPIDS; encoded by the exons ATGGAGACCACCGCCTCATGGCGCCTCctctcctcggcctcctcctcgccgccgaccgcTCCGCAGCTACCCAGACGGCAGGCGACGACGCTCGCTGCGTCGTCGCCACAGCGCTCCGCCAAGTTCAGGCTCCTCTGCCACCTCCACGACAAGGCCCCTTGCAAGCTAGCTGCTTCATCCCCGTCGGTGTCGCAGCTGcagaggctggcggcggcgctgcattGGGGCGCCGCCTGGGCAGCC GttgaggcgccggcggcgctggcgacggTGACCGGGGAGGAGGACATCGACCTCCTGGCGATCCTGCCGCCGCTCGCGGTGTTCGCCTTCTTCTACTTCCTCATCGCCCCT CCGGTGATCATGAACTGGATGAGGCTGAGGTGGTACAAGCGCGACTTCGTGGAGACGTACCTGCAGTTCATGTTCACCTACCTCTTCTTCCCCGG GCTGATGGTCTGGGCGCCGTTCGTCAACTTCAGGAAGTTCCCGAGGGATGCAACCATGAAGTACCCTTGGTCGAAGCCAAAGGAGGGCACGCCGCTGTTCAAGGACAGATACCCGCCTATAGACTCCTAG
- the LOC117845324 gene encoding fructose-bisphosphate aldolase-lysine N-methyltransferase, chloroplastic, translating into MAALQPQHHLLLLWHRPLALRLRLPTRPSRAHRLLPRARAVSAAASTAALEDFRRWLSSHGTGEGKAFPASVQEGLGLVAARDLPRGEVVAEVPKKLWMDADAVAASDIGRACGGGGGLRPWVSVALLLLREVARGADSPWAPYLAILPRQTDSTIFWSEEELLEIQGTQLLSTTMGVKEYVQSEFESVEAEIINANKDIFPGAITFDDFLWAFGILRSRVFPELRGDKLALIPFADLVNHSPFITSEGSSWEIKGKGLFGREAMFSLRTPVDVKSGEQIYIQYDLDKSNAELALDYGFIESNPSRDSYTVTLEISESDPFYGDKLDIAELNGLGETAYFDIILDEPLPPQMLTYLRLLCIGGTDAFLLEALFRNSVWGHLELPLSPDNEESICQVMRDACKSALDAYHTTIQEDEEQLQTENLPSRLHIAIGVRAGEKKVLQQIDDIFKQREEELDGLEYYQERRLKDLGLVGDNGEIIFWET; encoded by the exons ATGGCCGCGCTCCAACCCCAACACCACCTCCTCCTACTGTGGCACCGTCCGCTCGCCCTCCGCCTTCGCCTGCCCACGAGGCCGTCGAGGGCCCACCGCCTGcttccccgcgcgcgcgcggtgaGCGCGGCAGCGTCGACCGCCGCGCTGGAGGACTTCCGGCGGTGGCTGTCCTCCCATGGCACGGGCGAGGGGAAGGCCTTCCCGGCCTCCGTGCAGGAGGGCCTTGGCCTCGTGGCGGCGCGGGACTTGCCGCGCGGGGAGGTCGTCGCGGAGGTGCCCAAGAAGCTTTGGAtggacgccgacgccgtcgcggcCTCCGACATCGgccgcgcgtgcggcggcggcggcggcctccggccGTGGGTCTCCGTCGCGCTACTGCTGCTCCGGGAGGTTGCGCGCGGGGCAGACTCGCCGTGGGCGCCCTACCTCGCCATCCTCCCCCGCCAGACCGACTCCACCATCTTCTG GTCAGAAGAAGAGCTCCTAGAGATACAAG GAACACAGTTACTGAGCACAACAATGGGTGTGAAGGAGTATGTGCAGAGTGAATTCGAAAGCGTTGAAGCTGAGATCATAAATGCGAATAAGGACATCTTCCCTGGTGCGATAACATTTGATGATTTCCTATGGGCATTTGGAATACTCAGATCAAGGGTATTTCCAGAGCTGCGTGGAGATAAGCTTGCTCTCATACCATTTGCTGATCTG GTTAATCACAGTCCTTTCATCACCTCAGAAGGGTCCAGTTGGGAGATCAAAGGAAAGGGCCTTTTTGGTAGGGAAGCCATGTTCTCTTTGCGAACACCAGTGGACGTTAAATCTGGAGAACAG ATATATATTCAGTATGACCTGGACAAGAGTAATGCTGAACTGGCACTTGACTACGGGTTCATCGAATCAAATCCATCAAGGGACTCATATACTGTGACCTTGGAGATCTCTGAATCTGATCCATTTTATGGAGACAAGCTTGACATTGCAGAGTTAAACGGGCTGGGGGAGACTGCGTATTTCGATATAATCCTGGATGAACCCCTTCCCCCGCAAATGCTTACATACCTACGGTTACTTTGCATTGGTGGAACAGATGCATTTCTCTTGGAAGCACTCTTCAGGAATTCAGTTTGGGGCCACCTTGAACTGCCACTCAGTCCTGACAATGAGGAATCAATATGCCAGGTCATGAGAGATGCCTGCAAATCTGCCCTTGATGCTTATCACACCACAATACAAGAG GATGAAGAACAATTGCAAACAGAAAATTTGCCATCAAGACTTCATATTGCGATTGGAGTAAGGGCAGGCGAAAAGAAAGTACTGCAGCAGATTGATGATATTTTCAAACAGAGGGAGGAGGAATTAGATGGCCTAGAATACTACCAGGAAAGAAGACTCAAGGATCTTGGTTTAGTCGGTGACAATGGTGAAATTATTTTTTGGGAGACCTAG
- the LOC117845323 gene encoding pentatricopeptide repeat-containing protein At5g56310 has product MPLDPPRLAAFLPPNLPPHIPYSRALQQRLYLIAQHLSRRGRAGSCSPSVPTPAARRGLDQLHAQLLLNGFTHKRFLLAKLLSLATAAADLPRAESLFLSAPASPHHPASPTLANLLLRAAARSGAAPPALLALFSRLVGRHGLRPNAFSFSTLLAALASAGARALPHGRALHARALAGGVLAPSGGSGHVTTSLVDVYAAACQLGDARKVFDEMPGKSVVAWNCMLAAYVRCGELDAALRFFGHDMPGRDAVAWTTVIGGCANSGRAAEAVELFMGMRKARVKDDVVTMVALLTACAELGDLELGRWVHARVDWEGQQQRTVLLDNALIHMYVKCGAVEDALSLFLMMPKRSTISWTTMISGLTIHGRAQEALDLFHRMQEHPDGATLLAVLRACSHAGRIDDGRRYFESMERVYAITPEIQHYGCMVDMLCRWRHLHEALELVENMPFQPNEGAWGALLSGCRREGNLELAAKVTDRLVELQPERAAGHLVLLSNMYAGVGQWEQAGMVRARVAALNAEKPAGRSWVNQNESSVVVA; this is encoded by the coding sequence ATGCCGCTCGATCCCCCTCGCCTCGCCGCCTTTCTCCCGCCCAACCTGCCCCCTCACATCCCGTACTCGCGCGCGCTGCAGCAGCGCCTCTACCTCATCGCGCAGCACCTCAGCCGCCGGGGCCGCGCGGGCTCCTGCTCCCCCTCCGTCCccactcccgccgcccgccgcggtcTCGACCAGCTCCACGCGCAGCTCCTCCTCAACGGCTTCACCCACAAGCGCTTCCTCCTCGCCAAGCTCCTCTCCctcgccaccgctgccgccgaccTCCCCCGCGCCGAGTCCCTCTTCCTCTCCGCCCCGGCCTCGCCGCACCACCCCGCGTCCCCGACCCTCGccaacctcctcctccgcgccgccgccaggtcgGGCGCCGCCCCACCGGCCTTGCTCGCGCTCTTCTCCCGCCTCGTGGGCCGCCACGGGCTTCGCCCAAACGCGTTCTCCTTCTCcaccctcctcgccgcgctcgcctccgCGGGCGCCCGGGCGCTCCCCCACGGCCGCGCCCTCCACGCACGCGCGCTCGCGGGCGGGGTGCTCGCCCCGTCCGGTGGGAGCGGGCACGTGACGACCAGCCTCGTGGACGTGTACGCGGCGGCCTGCCAGCTTGGGGACGCCCGgaaggtgttcgacgaaatgccggGCAAGTCGGTGGTCGCTTGGAACTGCATGCTCGCCGCGTACGTGCGGTGCGGCGAGCTGGACGCTGCGCTGCGGTTCTTTGGCCACGATATGCCTGGTCGGGACGCGGTGGCGTGGACGACGGTGATTGGTGGGTGCGCAAACTCCGGGAGGGCCGCCGAGGCTGTTGAGCTGTTCATGGGAATGAGGAAGGCACGGGtcaaggatgacgtggtgacCATGGTTGCTCTGTTGACAGCGTGCGCAGAGCTGGGTGACCTGGAGCTTGGGCGATGGGTGCATGCGCGCGTGGACTGGGAAGGGCAGCAGCAGAGGACAGTGTTGTTGGACAATGCTCTCATCCATATGTATGTGAAGTGTGGCGCTGTGGAGGACGCGCTCAGCTTGTTTCTGATGATGCCGAAGCGGAGTACCATTTCTTGGACGACTATGATCTCGGGTCTTACGATCCATGGTCGTGCCCAGGAGGCACTGGACTTGTTCCACAGAATGCAGGAGCATCCTGATGGTGCCACGCTGCTCGCAGTTCTGCGGGCGTGCAGTCACGCAGGGAGGATTGATGATGGACGGCGGTACTTTGAGAGCATGGAAAGAGTTTATGCTATAACCCCAGAGATACAGCACTATGGATGCATGGTTGACATGCTCTGTCGCTGGAGGCACTTGCACGAAGCACTTGAGCTTGTGGAAAATATGCCATTCCAGCCAAACGAGGGTGCGTGGGGTGCACTCCTGAGTGGATGCAGAAGGGAGGGCAATCTTGAGCTTGCAGCCAAAGTCACTGATAGATTGGTTGAGCTGCAGCCAGAACGAGCGGCTGGGCACCTTGTGCTGCTGTCCAACATGTATGCTGGCGTCGGGCAGTGGGAGCAGGCTGGGATGGTGAGGGCAAGAGTGGCCGCACTGAATGCTGAGAAGCCTGCCGGAAGAAGCTGGGTGAATCAGAATGAGTCCAGCGTGGTGGTAGCATAA
- the LOC117845325 gene encoding uncharacterized protein, whose protein sequence is MGALNGRNPSAVLDGLYGVQLGRPSPQSAQSEDEALRTTAVESSTCEHQKGGRTQQRLLIRRLWQQRPSCLKPIHRSITCDKHAGETIANVVTSLPFIVLGLQTPRKNLNTAIYANSLVGVGIASSLYHSSKGEIRKFLRWADYTMIATTTLCLTRALRNENPRLLMAASALLLPFQPLLVSAVHTGLMEVSFAKRASIEPELRMAHNLHKMSSLLGGVLFIADDCFPETPYMHAAWHLAAAIGIGTCNKLLE, encoded by the exons ATGGGAGCGCTGAACGGCAGAAACCCTTCTGCCGTCTTGGATGGCCTCTACGGAGTACAGCTTGGCCGCCCGTCGCCGCAGTCGGCACAAAGCGAGGATGAAGCTCTACGAACCACCGCTGTAGAGTCATCGACTTGTGAGCACCAGAAGGGTGGTAGAACACAACAAAGGTTGCTGATCCG AAGACTATGGCAGCAGAGGCCCTCTTGCTTGAAGCCCATCCACCGCAGCATCACAT GTGACAAGCATGCTGGCGAAACTATTGCGAATGTTGTCACCTCTCTGCCCTTTATTGTTCTTGGACTGCAGACCCCAAG GAAGAACTTGAACACTGCTATCTACGCGAATTCGCTGGTTGGAGTAGGAATAGCTTCGAGCTTGTATCATTCTTCCAAAGGAGAAATCCGGAAGTTTCTGCGGTGGGCCGACTACACTATGATCGCTACCACCACACTG TGTTTAACGAGAGCACTTAGGAATGAGAACCCAAGATTACTAATGGCAGCATCAGCATTGCTCCTGCCGTTTCAGCCATTGTTGGTTTCAGCTGTCCACACTGGATTGATGGAG GTTTCCTTTGCAAAAAGGGCATCAATTGAACCAGAGCTTAGGATGGCGCATAACCTGCACAAGATGTCATCTCTACTGGGAGGTGTGCTGTTCATTGCCGATGATTGCTTCCCGGAGACTCCCTACATGCATGCCGCATGGCATCTCGCCGCCGCTATTGGCATTGGCACATGCAACAAGCTTCTTGAATGA